The sequence below is a genomic window from Tissierellales bacterium.
AATGAGAAAAAATACAAAACAAAAAATAATACTTTCATTAGTTTTAGTCCTAGTAATGTCTGCAGTAGTCTCTTGCACTAAAAATGAAGAAATGAAGAACTCAATTAAAGATGTTCAAAAAACTGAGGAGCCAATATCTATTGACTTAGAAATTATTGAAGCAATAGATGAAGCAATTAAATGGAAAATAAAAGAAGACGAAATTGGAGAATGGGAGATTATAAGTATTCAAAGAGATATGATGAACATTCCAGTTGTTGAAGAAGATAAAAAGGATACTTCAAGTATCCAAAAAAACAAAATAGACATTCAAAAAATTCATAAAGATAGAATGAATATTCTAGAAAGTTATTTAGATGAATTTAAGAAAGTTGTAGAGGAAAATAAAGGTGAATTTGAAGATGTTAATGATTATTCAAGACTATTACTTACAGCAACGGCCTTAGGATTAGATGGAAAGGATGTTTTGGGTTATAATTTCGTAGAAAAAATATATAGTGATGGAAACTTAGTAGGGGAATTTACTAGTACTGCAGCCTATGGACTAATTGCTTTAGATAGTAAAGGGTATTCTATACCAGAAGGTGAAAATTGGACTAGACAAGAAATAGTAGAATGGCTTTTAAGTAT
It includes:
- a CDS encoding prenyltransferase/squalene oxidase repeat-containing protein encodes the protein MRKNTKQKIILSLVLVLVMSAVVSCTKNEEMKNSIKDVQKTEEPISIDLEIIEAIDEAIKWKIKEDEIGEWEIISIQRDMMNIPVVEEDKKDTSSIQKNKIDIQKIHKDRMNILESYLDEFKKVVEENKGEFEDVNDYSRLLLTATALGLDGKDVLGYNFVEKIYSDGNLVGEFTSTAAYGLIALDSKGYSIPEGENWTRQEIVEWLLSIQNEDGGFGYEEGADSDVDMTAMVLQSLSNYQDKEDVKEATDKALNYISENQEEDGGFITWDEDTSETVSQTIIALTSLGIDPKEDERFIKEGNLVDKLVSFKEEDGGFLHTYGEGNESDGFATEQALRGLVAYNRFTQGRRHYYDMDDVE